A stretch of the Musa acuminata AAA Group cultivar baxijiao chromosome BXJ2-7, Cavendish_Baxijiao_AAA, whole genome shotgun sequence genome encodes the following:
- the LOC135617187 gene encoding 3'-N-debenzoyl-2'-deoxytaxol N-benzoyltransferase-like, with the protein MVEVQILATTLVYPSSPFPSCHQPLPLSHLDTDRILHLPFRTLRLYAPSPSPSAADPADIVAAALSAALPLFFPLAASLFRRPSDNRHEVRPPATGIPFTRAASPLTLAELSARPGSPLLDRFAPDPAPGEALAHPLAIQVTRLACGGFALGACVHLALCDGAGFTQFLSAVAGFARGAERPAVEPVWERAELLGPRSPARVEVPLFRHVLGFDGDVARSGPYAVVEASIEGPLVRECFHVSEACMERLRNRLAEDAGSSCTTFEALSAYIWRARIKASGTPQDEVVKLVYSMNIRRLLKPAPALPAGYWGNVCVPVYVHLSVRELMEQPLWETARSIKTSKQSVMDEYVRSYIDFQQLHYAEGITAGKRVSAFTDWRHLGHSDIDFGWGGPVSVMPLSWRLLGSLEPCFLLPNGADEVEKKNGFKVLISLPEKVMQSFRADMKIFAS; encoded by the exons ATGGTGGAAGTTCAGATCTTGGCCACCACCCTCGTCTACCCTTCCTCGCCCTTCCCTTCCTGCCACCAACCCCTCCCCCTCTCCCACCTCGACACGGACCGCATCCTCCACCTTCCGTTCCGCACCCTCCGCCTCTAcgccccttctccctctccctccgcCGCAGACCCTGCCGACATCGTCGCCGCCGCACTCTCCGCCGCCCTCCCTCTCTTCTTTCCCCTTGCTGCCTCCCTCTTCCGCCGCCCCTCCGACAACCGCCACGAGGTCAGGCCTCCCGCGACGGGCATCCCTTTCACCCGCGCCGCCTCGCCGCTCACCCTCGCCGAGCTAAGCGCCCGGCCCGGATCGCCCCTCCTCGACCGGTTCGCGCCCGATCCAGCCCCCGGCGAGGCGCTAGCCCACCCGCTCGCGATACAGGTCACTCGGCTCGCGTGCGGTGGGTTCGCCCTCGGCGCGTGCGTCCACCTCGCCCTCTGCGACGGCGCCGGGTTCACGCAGTTCCTAAGCGCGGTGGCGGGCTTCGCGCGCGGGGCTGAGCGGCCGGCCGTGGAGCCTGTTTGGGAGCGGGCCGAGCTGCTGGGGCCGAGGAGTCCGGCTCGGGTGGAGGTGCCTCTGTTCCGCCACGTCCTGGGGTTCGACGGCGACGTGGCCCGCTCCGGACCGTACGCCGTGGTGGAAGCGAGCATCGAGGGTCCGCTGGTGAGGGAGTGCTTCCATGTGAGCGAGGCGTGCATGGAGCGACTCAGGAACCGGCTCGCGGAGGATGCCGGTTCTAGCTGCACCACGTTCGAAGCTTTGAGTGCTTACATATGGCGCGCCAG GATCAAAGCTTCAGGAACTCCCCAGGACGAGGTCGTGAAATTGGTGTACTCCATGAACATAAGGAGGCTACTTAAACCGGCACCGGCACTTCCCGCGGGGTATTGGGGCAATGTCTGCGTCCCGGTGTACGTCCATCTGAGCGTCAGAGAACTAATGGAGCAACCACTGTGGGAGACGGCAAGGTCGATCAAGACGAGCAAGCAGAGTGTGATGGATGAGTACGTGAGGTCCTACATCGACTTCCAACAACTCCATTACGCCGAGGGGATCACAGCCGGGAAGCGGGTGAGCGCCTTCACGGATTGGAGGCATTTGGGCCACTCCGACATCGATTTCGGGTGGGGTGGTCCGGTGAGCGTGATGCCGCTCTCCTGGAGGTTGCTTGGCAGCTTAGAGCCTTGTTTTCTCTTGCCTAATGGCGCAGATGAGGTGGAGAAGAAGAATGGATTCAAGGTGCTGATTTCTTTGCCCGAGAAGGTGATGCAAAGCTTCAGAGCGGACATGAAGATATTTGCGAGCTAA